Proteins found in one Kangiella sediminilitoris genomic segment:
- a CDS encoding ArsJ-associated glyceraldehyde-3-phosphate dehydrogenase, producing the protein MSIKVGINGFGRMGRLTMRALWGAPGMEVVQINDPAGDAKTFAHLLNFDSVHGRWGYEAEETNGQIIIDDATISFSQNRTIADTDWSGCDLVIEASGKFKTQEELNEYLSQGVKRVVVTAPVKEEGVLNVVMGVNHDLYDKERYPIVTAASCTTNCLAPAVKVIHENLGIKHGSMTTIHDITNTQTILDGAHKDLRRARACGMNLIPTTTGSATAITHIFPELKGKLNGHAVRVPLANASITDCVFEVEEETTEEEVNALFKAAAEGELKDILGYEERPLVSVDYKTDPRSTIVDALSTMVVNGTQVKLYLWYDNEWGYANRTAELVKLVVEKGVD; encoded by the coding sequence ATGTCTATTAAAGTTGGTATTAATGGTTTCGGGCGCATGGGAAGATTAACCATGCGAGCGCTTTGGGGCGCGCCCGGTATGGAAGTTGTTCAGATTAATGACCCAGCCGGCGACGCTAAAACCTTTGCTCATCTACTTAACTTCGATTCTGTTCATGGCCGTTGGGGTTATGAAGCAGAGGAAACGAATGGCCAGATTATTATTGATGATGCCACTATTTCATTCAGCCAGAACCGAACAATAGCTGATACCGATTGGTCGGGTTGCGACCTGGTGATTGAAGCATCCGGTAAATTTAAAACTCAGGAAGAACTGAATGAGTATTTAAGTCAGGGTGTAAAACGTGTCGTGGTTACTGCTCCGGTAAAAGAAGAGGGCGTTTTGAACGTTGTCATGGGGGTAAACCATGATTTATACGACAAAGAGCGATACCCAATAGTCACCGCCGCTTCCTGCACGACCAACTGCTTAGCACCTGCGGTTAAAGTAATACATGAAAACCTCGGTATTAAGCATGGCAGTATGACCACGATCCATGACATTACCAACACACAGACCATTTTGGATGGTGCGCATAAAGATCTTCGCCGTGCCCGTGCCTGTGGCATGAATCTGATACCGACCACTACCGGTTCGGCGACAGCAATTACTCATATCTTCCCAGAGCTAAAAGGTAAGCTTAATGGCCACGCGGTTCGCGTTCCTTTGGCTAATGCTTCTATTACTGACTGTGTGTTTGAAGTCGAAGAAGAAACCACCGAAGAAGAGGTCAATGCACTGTTCAAAGCGGCCGCCGAAGGCGAGCTCAAAGATATTCTGGGTTATGAAGAACGACCTTTAGTATCGGTTGATTATAAAACGGACCCACGTTCGACCATAGTCGATGCCTTATCGACTATGGTGGTGAATGGCACACAGGTTAAGTTATATCTGTGGT
- a CDS encoding metalloregulator ArsR/SmtB family transcription factor: MINPTQFFKSLSDETRLKTLLLIVKEEELCVCELTEAIDESQPKVSRHLAQLKNQGILATRRQSQWVYYRLSEDLPEWALSVLFTTLDAQISFIQPYLDNLSNMDDRPNCCN; the protein is encoded by the coding sequence ATGATTAATCCTACTCAATTCTTTAAATCCTTATCCGATGAGACTCGGCTTAAGACACTTCTTCTCATTGTTAAAGAAGAGGAGCTTTGCGTCTGTGAGTTAACTGAAGCAATTGATGAGTCACAGCCAAAGGTATCGCGTCATTTAGCTCAGTTGAAGAATCAGGGTATATTGGCTACACGCAGACAAAGCCAGTGGGTGTATTATCGGTTGAGTGAGGATTTGCCAGAGTGGGCTTTATCTGTGCTGTTTACCACGTTAGACGCCCAGATATCCTTTATACAGCCTTATCTCGATAATCTTTCTAATATGGACGATCGTCCAAATTGTTGTAATTAG